GCAGGTAGGGGTGGTCCTGGAAGGTGACCAGGTCCAGGCCCGCCTGTTCGCTGAGCCGGGCCAGCGTCACGACCTCGTGCGGCCGCTGGTTCTGTGGGGTGAGGAAGGCGCCGAACATCAGCGCGTGTCCGTAGTCGGCCATCGCCCGCTCCTACTTCGAATCCAGAAGTGACAACGCTCTTCGGAGCACGGTGACCATGCCGCCGTATCGCCTGTTCCCCGGGCCGTTCCCCGGGCGGGCGCGGCGTCACCGCGCGGGGTCCTCCGGCTCCAGATGCTCCCGCGCCCACCGCGAGATCTGCTCCAGCGCGGGCATCAGCGCCCGGCCGGCGTCGGTGAGGGCGTAGGAGACGGAGACGGGCGGCCCCTCGCCGACGGTGCGCGCGACCAGCCCCGCGCGGGTCAGCTCGGCGAGGCGGTCGGTGAGCACCGAGTCGGAGATGCCGCCGACCGCGCGCGACAGCTCCCGGAACCCCGTCGGCCCGCCGCCGAGCACGCCGAGCAGCACGGCGTTCCAGCGCTTGCCCAGAAACCCGAACGCGCGCGACAGCGCCGCGTCCCCGCGCAGGCAGGCGTCGGACGCGACCGGCACGGCGCCCGCCCGCGGCGCCTTGGTCGTCCTGGCCACGTCTTCACGCTAGCACCGCCGATGCGCCTTCGAGATTCGAAGCACCTCTGCCGGTCGGAGGCCGGCGAGCCTGGCGCCGCGGTCGGGGGACGGGGGGCGGTTCGGAGGGGGGGCCGGAAAACCAGGTGAAGCTCGGCGATCCGCGATGCACAGTAATCAAGTGATGTCCGATTTCGTGCCTGGATTCGTGCCCGGCCTGGAGCTGTCGCGGGCGTACTACACGGAGGTGGTCAAGCCCATCCTCGGTGAGACGCCCCACGGCGCCGCGCTCATCGGCCCCGGCTCGGAGGTCCTGTCCTTCGACACCGAGCGTTCCACCGACCACGACTGGGGGCCACGTGTGCTGGTGTTCGTGGCGCCCGACCTGGCCGAGGAGATCGCCGCGCGCCTGCCCGGGGCGCTGCCCGAGCGGTTCCGCGGATATCCCACGGCGTTCGGGTCGGACCGCAATCCGGTACGGCACGGCGTCCTCGTCACCGGGTTCGGCGCGTGGGCGCGCTCCCGGCTCGGGTTCGACCCGCGCGGCGAGATCGCCACCGCCGACTGGCTGGGCGCGTCGTGGCAGCGCCTGGCCGAGATGACCAGCGGCGAGGTCTACCACGACGGGCTCGGCGAACTCGGCCGTGCCCGCGAGAACCTGCGCTGGTACCCGCCGCAGGTGTGGCGGTACGTGCTCGCCTGCCAGTGGCGGCGCATCGCCCAGATCGAGAGCTTCCCAGGCCGCTGCGGCGAGGTGGGCGACGACCTCGGATCGCTGCTGGTCACCGGCCGTCTCGTCGAGGAACTCATGCGGCTGAGCCTGCTGATG
The Sphaerisporangium krabiense genome window above contains:
- a CDS encoding winged helix-turn-helix transcriptional regulator, whose amino-acid sequence is MARTTKAPRAGAVPVASDACLRGDAALSRAFGFLGKRWNAVLLGVLGGGPTGFRELSRAVGGISDSVLTDRLAELTRAGLVARTVGEGPPVSVSYALTDAGRALMPALEQISRWAREHLEPEDPAR
- a CDS encoding DUF4037 domain-containing protein, producing MSDFVPGFVPGLELSRAYYTEVVKPILGETPHGAALIGPGSEVLSFDTERSTDHDWGPRVLVFVAPDLAEEIAARLPGALPERFRGYPTAFGSDRNPVRHGVLVTGFGAWARSRLGFDPRGEIATADWLGASWQRLAEMTSGEVYHDGLGELGRARENLRWYPPQVWRYVLACQWRRIAQIESFPGRCGEVGDDLGSLLVTGRLVEELMRLSLLMRRRYPPYAKWLGSAFARLPGSAELGEAFAAALSARGWRDREEHLCRAYERVAALHNRLALTSPLDPSVRPYFDRPFRVIGAARFAEALLDAAGPEVGALPPLGAVDQFCDSTDVLADATRSLTLSRAVHIAA